From Daphnia magna isolate NIES linkage group LG2, ASM2063170v1.1, whole genome shotgun sequence:
AACATTAGTATGCTATAAAACATTCACGTTTTGCATCGGTCACCACTCGTAATAACGTGTTCCGCGAGTTGATTGTCATACCGCTCTCATCCGGGAGTGCAGTGAAAATGATTGTGCAAGTGACACCTGTTTCCTTCCCGCTCCTCCCCCTTAAGCAGAATAACAGCTGCTAACCAAATGTCAGATTACGAAACGCAATAGACGCCGTTTCGGATTTATAGAGCGGAAATCTAAAAAAGGATGCGTGACACGCATTCAATCCACTCTTTAAAAATGACTGTCTTGCAGCCCTTGGGCTCCTTTCCAATCGCGGAACGCTTGCGTCTTTTGTAGAAAGACATATCTGCAAATTTGATcgaactttttaaaaaagtgtCCTGTTTTGTCACAGATCTggacaagaaaacgaaagccATGCGAGTCGCCATTGGAGTGGCTAAGATTGGAGCGTTGCTGgttttgcttttcttctttgtctGTTCCCTTGATCTACTGTCTAGCGCCTTCCGGCTAGTTGGTGGACGAACCACAGGTAAAGCACTTTTCCCTGTGTAGTAACACGCAATTACTGCATTGGGGGATGACGCCCAGTAATTGTTTGACAAACATTGCGTATTGTTTATCGTGGAAATTTCCATTTTACAGGAGAAATTTTCAAGCAGAGCGATCTATTGCAAAATCCCGTTGTAGGAGTCATGATAGGAATATTAACCACGGTCTTGGTGCAAAGTTCTTCAACTTCATCATCCATTATTGTCAGCATGGTGTCAGCGAACTGTAAGTTATATTGCGATTTTCGTTATTTCATTTACTTTACACGCGTAATGCTAAATGTGCTCGTCATCGCCATGTTTTGATTTCTCTTTTGCAGTTCTCACGGTACGGTGCGCTATTCCGATTATCATGGGAGCAAATATAGGTACCTCGGTAACCAATACCATTGTTTCATTGACCCAAATGGGCGATCGTAACGAATTCCGCAGAGCGTTTGCTGCCGCCACAGTGCACGTGAGATCGTTATTAAATAGttattattagttttctctATATTTATCCTTATTTATGTCTAGGACATGTTCAACTGGTTGTCGGTTATCATTCTCTTTCCTGTCGAGATCATATCGCGTAAGCCAATCTTGCATTTTAATAGTCTTTAATGTAAAACGTTGCGGTTCACCTACCGTATCGAATGATTTGCGTAATTGGACGCTCTAATAATTAGCGAAAACATTTCCGAATAGGAGAGACATTTGGATTAGGATTCCTTGAGGTCACGAGTGAAGCCGCAACGCAACACATTGGATCTGGTGGCCCAGGAGGCGGTGAGGTCAAGCTTCTGAACGCTTTGACTGAACCGCTTTCTAAGCTCATTGTCCAGGTAATAAACCGAACGGAACTGATTGGGCCTTATCAAGTTTTATAGAACGTTAACTAAACGAAGGCTTGTACATTTGGCAGATTGACAAAGGGGTGCTCGAAGGCTGGTCGAAAAATGATTCCACGTActttaattcttctttaatCAAACAATACTGCCCGGTTGTGGTCAACGGAGTCAAAATTAGAGAACCTTGTAAGTATGGCCACACCTTAGCACAAAAAAGTcttaacattttatttttttttaaacaaaaaattaaaaaacaaaaacaaaaaaaaaaaaacaataaaaaactaaaattaaaaatgggtCATTCCGTTATCCTTTTAGAAATCATTTCCttttatcaaaaatttttgGAAACTATTCAGGTTTTTTCCTTATGAAGGACACTGGTTTGAACGATACAGAAGTTGGATTGATTTTGCTCGTAGTTTCGCTAAGCGTCCTTTGCGGTTGCTTAGTCTGTATTGTCAAAGTGCTCAATTCGATGCTAAAAGGTACAAGTCAGTCTGTTTCCTTATACGACTTTATTCACGATTGACATTATCCCTTCTAACAGGTCAAATCGCTGGCGTCATCAAACGAGTACTCAATGCTAACATTCCTTATGTCCCTTGGATTACTGGGTACTTGGCCATCGCAATCGGCGCTATTATGACCTTTTTGGTTCAGTCCAGTTCGGTTTTCACATCGGCACTGACTCCATTAGTCGGCGTGGGCGTCATTTCGCTGGAACGAGTTTACCCACTCACCTTGGGATCCAACATTGGCACAACAACCACTAGCGTGATAGCCGCGCTTGCCGCCCCACCTGAACAACTACGCTACACTTTGCAGATATCGTTGtgtcattttattttcaacgtGACAGGTATCTTGCTCTTTTATCCAATCCCGTTCACGCGCTTCCCCATTCCGATGGCTAAATGTTTAGGCGAAACGACGGCCAAGTACCGATGGTTCGCCATCGCCTATCTCATTTTAATGTTCTTCTTATTGCCCGGCATCGTTCTCGCCCTTTCTTTTGCTGGCACAATCACTCTGATCGCTGTTCTAGCTCCCGTCGTCATCTTGATGATAGTCGTCGTGATCGTCTCTGTTTTACAACGTAAAATGCCGACTGCGTTACCGGTTGCTATGCGGACCTGGAAGTTCCTCCCGCTTTGCATGAGGTCCTTAGAACCCTTTGATCGACTCCTATCGAGCTGCATTTGTTGTAAGAGTTCAGATAAAAATGGCAATGATCTTCCTGCTGGTCATTCGAATTTGGGATACGAGTAACTGGTTGGGAGGATGCTATGCCTATTTAATGCCTATTTACGCACCATTTCGGCTAGTTCATATATTTATGAGCGGTACTTAGGCTATGTTGCTTGCGAATCTCTTGCTCTAGTATTACCTAGAATTTACCGCTAAATGCAACTTCTTTTACGGCGGATGGCGAGATGATTCGCATCAAagttagaaaaaaataggCGATTTAGGAATACCGCCTATACCCCAACCGCACTTCCACAGCCTTCGTatttaaattataattttatattatttCCATGCAATTACTATTGCGTAACTATAAAACTATGAACAGAGTGTCTAATCCGGAAAAATGAATCGAATTGGTATGCCTAAAAAGCGTTTTCAATTCTAACGAGCGCACAATTTTTATGGCTATAGAGACGGCTATGTGCACGGTCAGATGTTGTTACACTTTGAACAGAATAGAATCTCgtacacgttttttttttcgttttttttttttctttttgtatatGCCTGATCGTTTTACATATATTTAAAGGCAATATATGCAGTTTGTTTCAAGCGTTTGTTTCTCgtatttcttctctggtttcggATCTGTGATTGCGCCGCGTGAACTTCAATGTGTTAGTGAACCTTACACTGTGAAGCGAAAATTCCGGCTTCCCGATAGTAATAATACGCACTTAAAAAATGCGCATGAACGAAATGACCTACTTTGGCTCACCATATCCATTTTGTTTGGCGTTaccatgaaaaat
This genomic window contains:
- the LOC116916392 gene encoding sodium-dependent phosphate transport protein 2B; amino-acid sequence: MLSKPENLLTNYGATKENGDKLCPETHLGKSSEKINGQNGCDIGRVELGLTRNDSDCSTVNQAAAAECDPWALTDLMDTSEKWSDLDKKTKAMRVAIGVAKIGALLVLLFFFVCSLDLLSSAFRLVGGRTTGEIFKQSDLLQNPVVGVMIGILTTVLVQSSSTSSSIIVSMVSANFLTVRCAIPIIMGANIGTSVTNTIVSLTQMGDRNEFRRAFAAATVHDMFNWLSVIILFPVEIISRETFGLGFLEVTSEAATQHIGSGGPGGGEVKLLNALTEPLSKLIVQIDKGVLEGWSKNDSTYFNSSLIKQYCPVVVNGVKIREPCFFLMKDTGLNDTEVGLILLVVSLSVLCGCLVCIVKVLNSMLKGQIAGVIKRVLNANIPYVPWITGYLAIAIGAIMTFLVQSSSVFTSALTPLVGVGVISLERVYPLTLGSNIGTTTTSVIAALAAPPEQLRYTLQISLCHFIFNVTGILLFYPIPFTRFPIPMAKCLGETTAKYRWFAIAYLILMFFLLPGIVLALSFAGTITLIAVLAPVVILMIVVVIVSVLQRKMPTALPVAMRTWKFLPLCMRSLEPFDRLLSSCICCKSSDKNGNDLPAGHSNLGYE